From the genome of Chlorocebus sabaeus isolate Y175 chromosome 21, mChlSab1.0.hap1, whole genome shotgun sequence:
TCAGCTCAGCTTCTCCCTCCTTATTGGGCTGGAAATACTGTAGGGTTTCCAGTGGTGGAAGTCTCATTCCTTCCCAGCTCCAAGGACCCTTTGCTGAAGATTACAGGATCTCCCTTCATAGTTCCATGAACCACGTAACTCTTCCCATCATTCTCGTAGCTACTTAGAGCAGTTCTTAATGTTTGCCTTGCACATTAAAATTAGAGGGGGAGAGAATGTGCGTTAATAATGCGAATCCTGAGGTACGTTTCAGAAAATGTGATTCGTCAGGACTAGTCTGATGCCCAACAATATGAATCTTTAAAATTACCCaggggaggccaggcgcagtggttcacgcctgtaatcccagcactgggaggctgaggcgggtggatcacgaggtcagaagattgagaccacagtgaaaccccgtctctattaaaaaaaaaaaaatacaaaaaattagccgggcgtggtggtgggtacctgtagtcccagctactcgggaggctatgaacccgggaggcagagcttgcagtgagttgagatcgcaccactgcactccagggtgacagcgcaagactctgtctcaaaaaaataaaaaataaaattacccagAGGATTCTGCCACTAATAGtctattatccttattttataaaacattggTGGAGTCTGGGGCTTGTAGTTCCTTGCTGCTCGCCACTGAGACTCTTGCTACCTGGGAAGACCCCACCTATGGGGAATAGGAAAGCAAGTGTAAGGAACCAGgggtggctgggcactgtggctcatgcttgtaattctagcactttgggaggctgaggcaggaggattgcttgatcccagaagttaaagaccagcctgggcaacagggcaagatcccatctctacaaaaaaacaaaaataaaaaattacctggtcgtggaggtgcacacctgtggtcccagcacctcaggaggctgaggcgggaggatcacttgagcttgggagatcaaggctgcggTCAACTGAGATGCACTCCAACCTAGctagcagagcaagaccctgtctcaaaaaaggaaccAAGAGAGTGGCCTATTCTCCAAGTGTGATTGACTGCCCATTTTTCCTTGGATCCTAGCCAGGCTTAGGCAGAACTCATCATCActtctttttgcctttctttttctttcatgtcaCTTTTTCCAGGTTCTGAGCTGGGTTTTCTCCTCAAGCTTTGCAGGAAGTGAGTCCAAGAGACTATAACTCAGAGATTCTTTGAAGGGGAAAGATATCCTTGCAGGAGCTCTGACTGTCTGCCCAGCCAGCTGTCCTACCCACCAGTAGAGCAGCTGGGGTTGAGGAGGGCTGCTTGGTGCTCTCTCCACCTATGTGCTTCTCCTTACCCAGGTCCTGAGCCAGCCTTCGTGATGAATATGTGTTATTTGATGTCAGCTGATTAACTAGGGTTTCCTCATACTCCCTGCAAAGCAACATCTGGAACATTTTGACCTCATCCTCTTAAAGGCCATAAAAGTTGATAGATTTTTCTTGgatatattttacttaacaaaATACCTGAGCTGCAAGGGAGCCAGGCAGAACCCACTTCCTTGGGAGGAAAGAGGTTGATTTCTATCCTGTTATTAGAATGAGAAACAGAGGTAAAGAAAGGGGAAAACTTGCCTAAATTCACAGGTTGAAGTTCCAGATCCTGGTCTCAGCTCAGCCTACCTCGGTGCCCAGAGGGGAATAGGAAGGCAAACACCGGAGGCTCTGGACCCGCCTCCTCTAGGCCATGGATTAATGCTGCTGGGCAAGGGCCCCTTCCCCACTACAGTGGGATAAGAGGCTGCCCTCACAGTCACAATGCTCCCGGGTCACAGAGGTGCTGGGCCCCAGGCCAGCCTCTGCCTGGGAAGTTCTCTCTGGGAACATCTGGTGGGTACTACAGGCCCTATGGCCTGTGGAACCTCACTACGGGGGGGAGGGCTGGGCCAGACGGAGTCATCACCTGTGGTGTCGGCCCCATGGATGAGATGGAGTGGATACACAGACATCCCAAGGCTGAGGACCTAAGGGTTGGGCTCATCAGCTGGGCAGGAACTTACCTCACCTTTGAGGCATGCAAGAATACAGTCACTGCAACTGCGAAGAGTTTGGGCAGGAGACAGGTGACAAAGCAAACCTATACTGGAACCAGTTTTCTGAGTGgccaagctgtgtgtgtgtgtgtgtgtgtgtgtgtatgcacttGCCTGTATATGAAAGTGGGATGTACTCTCAACCTAATCACTTTCCTAGGTTCTGCCATTGCCAGCCCTGAGACTTTTCTACTCCAGGCTTTTGTTCACAGACCCCATTGCCCCATCTCCCACCTCTCAACTTATTCCACAAAAAGAAGCCTCAGCCTTGCCCTCGCTGCCTTGTCCTGCTCTAACTGTCCCCTATTCCCCAACCCAGCACAGGGTGGTTGTGTCATAAAGAAGAGAAGTGGAGAGCCCAGGTGGGAAAGCAGAATTGTGGGCATCCAGGGGAAGTTGGACCAGTGGAGTTATTGCAAAGCCTATGTTTCTGTTCTGGTTGTGGTTTGAGAAAGGGGAACTCCAGAAGCCCTAGCAGTGTTGGTCTTCATTCTAGAGAGGAATGTAGGCACCTCTGGGATGGGTGCCAGAGTGAGGCAGGGGAGAAGTTCTTCCTTTTATAACAAGGTTGATCACAGCTGAACCAGGCAGTTGCATCTGAACTGTTCGTGCTCCCATCTTCATCCCTGGAGCCAGGGCCTGCCTATAAGAGCTTTTGCTTCTGTCTTGCTATGCTGGAAGGCAACCTTTGGGGATGGAGTTATTGGCTAAGGGTGCTCTCTGTGGACAAcagtgaggaagaaaaaagtaagacTTATACcaaagcatttctttaaaaattagatattgaAGAGCGGGATTAAGAAAGGAGGGAGATTTACCTTCTGTTAGCTGAAGGAGGTGGATATCAAGAACTTATCTTTGGATCTTGCCATCTGGCTGCAGGGGTGGAAGGGCCCAGAGATCTTTTGATGAGGGGAGAGTGGGAAAGTGGAAGAGCTGACAGCAAGGAGACACCAGGGCTGATGTGGAAGGGCAGGTGATTGGTGCTGATGAAGGTGCCAGGATGATGCCAGCCATGACAGTTGCAGGGCTCCTTGGTCTGGTAACTTAGTGACACTgatttccctcctctccctcctgatGCCTCCAGACCTGGGAGATCCTGGTGAGCAATGAGCATGAGACACAGGCCGTGGTACGACTAAAGAGTGTGCAGGGCCTCTACCTGCTGTGTGAGTGTGATGGCACTATGTGTTATGGCCGCCCAAGGACCAGCCACCATGGGTGCTTTCTATTGCGTTTCCACCGGAACAGCAAGTGGACCCTCCAGTGCCTAATTTCTGGTCGTTATCTGGAGTCCAATGGCAAGGACGTGTTTTGCACTTCCCGGGTCCTCTCAGCTTACCACATGTGGACCCCCCGACCAGCCCTCCATGTCCACGTGATCCTCTACAGCCCCATCCACCACTGCTATGCCCGGGCTGACCCCACTATGGGCCGCATCTGGGTGGATGCAGCAGTTCCCTGCCTGGAGGAGTGTGGCTTCCTGTTGCATTTTCGAGATGGATGCTACCACCTGGAGACCTCTACACACCACTTTTTGTCCCATGTAGACCGGCTGTTCTCCCAACCCTCATCACAGACAGCTTTTCACATGCAAGTGCGGCCTGGAGGGCTTGTGTCACTGTGTGATGGAGAAGGAGGCATGTTATATCCACAGGGCACGCATCTGCTCTTGGGCCTGGGCTGCAACCCCGTGAGGGGTGAGGAGTGGTTCATCCTACAGCACTGCCCAACCTGGGTGAGACTCAGGTCAAAGACTCGGCGGTTCATTTCAGTCATCTACGGTAAGTGCTGGGCCCAACACAGTGATGGAGAGAGGAAGGGCTGGCTgttgaaaagaggaaaatgtgtTTGGGATCAGCATAGATTTTTGAGTCTGCTAATAAGGAAGATCCTGGGGTCCCAAGGGGATCTTTTGTGCCATCGAGAAGGACAGAAAAGCATGGGTATGGGATTTAGGGGAAAGTTGCCTGGGTCTTCTGCAGACCTACCATGGTCCAACAGAAAGTGATGAAGGTTgagaagggaaagaggagggaCAGAAGCCCTGGTCATAAAACATGGAGAAGGGGCCGAGACTGAGGGAAAGGCTTTTACTGACATGCGCTTCCTCTGCAGATGATGAGGTGTGTGCTGCTTCTGAGCGCTTAACCCCAATGTCCTTGTTCCAGTTTGAATGTGACAGTGAGAGCCCCACTGTGCAGCTTCGTTCAGCCAATGGCTACTACCTAGCCCAGGTGAGACCTTGGCTTCCTGAGCAAGAGAAACCTTAAGCTCTGAGCTCTCCCTGCCTagacttccttctttttcaaggcAAATGGTGAGAGGATGATGTGGGCTGTGGAGGCACATGTCGATAAACATTCATTTTCACCCAATGGggcctcctttaaaaaaaaaaaaaaaaaaaaaactgtattaaggtataatttgcatgtatgtaaattatataatacacatatgtataaattatgtatattgtatacaaatatgtatattatgtatgttttataaataaaatgcaccTATTAAGTGGAAAATTCAGTAAGTTTTGACAAATTTATCCATCCATGCAACCATGCCATAAGCATATCACAAGTGAGAGAATATTTTCAACACCACAGAATTTCCTCTTGTTTCTTTGCAGTTTCCCTccaccctcaccctccctctcccagctaccactgatctgtgttctgtctctgtgaattagATTCGCCTACCTACTTTAGCATTTCtgataaatggaaacatacagtATGTATGGTACATATGTTTCTTCTGCTTGGCACAATGTTTTTAAGATTCGTTCATAATGTTcgtgtatcagtagttcattcctttttattgccgaATGGTATTCTATAATGCTGCTCATAAACAtgatttgtttatctattcacttgttgatgaacacttgggttgtttctagtctgggctattaggaataaagttgctataagcattcatgtacaagtctttttgtgaacatacattttcatttatcttgggtaaatatgtaggagtggaattactaggTTGTATAATAGATATGtgcttaactttataagaaaatgtTGGTTTTCTAAAGTGactatactattttacattcttgtCAATAATGTGTGAGGGTTCTAAGAattccatatcctcaccaacagtaAAGCTGGCTTTTGGATTATCTATCTTTTCTATTTTAGCCACTCTAGTGGGTGCGTAATTTATGGATTTAATTCACATTTACCTTATAATTAGTaagatttagaattttttttttttttttttttttttttttttttttttttttgagacaaagtcttactctgtcacctggactggagtgcaatggctcagtctcagctcaccacaagttccgcctcccatgttcaagagattcttctacctcaacctcccaagtagctgggactacaagcatgcacaaccatgcccggctaattttttgtatttttagtagagatggggtttcactacgttggccaggctggtctcgaactcctgacctcatgatctgcccacctcagcctcccaaagtgctgggataacaggcatgagccccgTGCCCAttttcatgtgctcattggccatttgtacatcttctctGCAACgtatctgttcagatcctttgctatTTGTTACTGGGTTGTTTGTCTTATTaatgagttgtaagagttctttatgtattctaaatCCAAGTCCTTTGCCAAATATATgtattgcaaaagttttctcccaacCTGGGAATAAAACCAGTTTTATTCCTAGAAAGCTGAGATTGTCGGTCCTTACTCCTCATCTCTGTTCCTGACATTCTTTCCAGAGGCGCCACAGGGCGGTGATGGCTGATGGGCACCCCCTGGAGTCTGACACGTTCTTCCGAATGCACTGGAACTGTGGCAGGATCATCCTGCAGTCCTGCAGGGGGCGCTTCCTGGGCATTGCACCCAACGGCCTGCTGATGGCCAATGCTACCCTTCCAGGTGAGTGGAGCAGCCTTCCTGCCAGATGATTCCAAGTCAGGGAGAACTTTAGAGGGAGGTGGAATATGATGGTTAAAAAGAACActgaaggccgggtgtggtggctcacgcttgtaatcccagcactatgggaggctgaggtgggtggatcacaaggttagaagtttgagaccagcctgatcaacatggtgaaaccccatctctactgaaaatacaaaaactagccagacatggtggtgcatacctgtaaccgcagctactcaggaggctgaggcaggagaatcgcttgaacctgggaggtggaggttgcagtgagccaagatcgtgtcactgcattccagcctgggcaacagagtgagactctatctcaaaaaaggaaaaaaacgaaaacaaaaaaacaaaacactagagTCGGGGTCAGAAGATTTGGGTCTGTACTCGTTCAGTCACTGAATTTTTGTCATCACTTGAGCAAAGCacctccttgagcctcagttttgtcatctataaaaATGGACATTTCATTGTCTACAATTCTGCGGCCTCAcagaattgttgtgaggattaaacacaTCAACACACctcaaaggaaggaagaatattAAAGCTCCTTGGGTTTCGCATGTGCTAGGTACTCTCACAAGCATTTCACAAGCACCTAGTGTAagacctgacacatagtaggtgttcattCAATGTTAAAATATTGACCACACCCTTCTGCAATTAGTGTCCCCCCCTCCTGCTTCCACTTGGGAAAAACACCTAAAGGCAGCCCATCCAGATAATCCTTCCTATTTCTTTCAGGCCCAAATGAGGAATTTGGGATTTTATTTGCCAATCGCCCCTTCCTTGTATTGCGAGGTCGTTATGGCTATGTGGGCTCCTCATCAGGCCATGACCTCATACAGTGCAACCAGGATCAGCCCGACTGCATTCACCTACTACCCTGCCGACAGGGTATCTACCACTTCCAGGGTGAGTGGCTCCTCTTCCCCGCCTGAGAGTTCACAGTCTAGTCCCTGCCTTAGCCCCAGCTCAGACTTCAGGGCCTGCCACCCAGGGCCTCTCATTATAAAAGGTAAAAcaggccaggaacggtggctcacgcctgtaatcccagcactttgggaggccaaggcgggtggctcatgaggtcaggagatcgagaccatcctg
Proteins encoded in this window:
- the FSCN3 gene encoding fascin-3; translated protein: MDEMEWIHRHPKAEDLRVGLISWAGTYLTFEACKNTVTATAKSLGRRQTWEILVSNEHETQAVVRLKSVQGLYLLCECDGTMCYGRPRTSHHGCFLLRFHRNSKWTLQCLISGRYLESNGKDVFCTSRVLSAYHMWTPRPALHVHVILYSPIHHCYARADPTMGRIWVDAAVPCLEECGFLLHFRDGCYHLETSTHHFLSHVDRLFSQPSSQTAFHMQVRPGGLVSLCDGEGGMLYPQGTHLLLGLGCNPVRGEEWFILQHCPTWVRLRSKTRRFISVIYDDEVCAASERLTPMSLFQFECDSESPTVQLRSANGYYLAQRRHRAVMADGHPLESDTFFRMHWNCGRIILQSCRGRFLGIAPNGLLMANATLPGPNEEFGILFANRPFLVLRGRYGYVGSSSGHDLIQCNQDQPDCIHLLPCRQGIYHFQAQGGSFWSITSFGTFRPWGKFALNFCIELQGSNLLTVLAPNGFYMRADQSGTLLADSEDITKECIWEF